From one Leptospira licerasiae serovar Varillal str. VAR 010 genomic stretch:
- a CDS encoding alpha/beta fold hydrolase, translated as MDRKTFNFRGIKLSYIDSGNKSLEPILIAHANGFSAGCYSYLIHKLSETHRVLALDFCGHGESEPNMEWNDWFFFRDQVLALIENEGLKNVVGVGHSLGGASLLISSYKRPDHFRKIFAMDPVVLNLAYLLLALAFDTPLAKGAIKRRREFKDLTLVKKAFRKTPTFANWSDEVFEDYLSSCFKKEGDKWVLCCPPELEAKIFNSVSFLSLLQYRRIKTETHITIPRKYEVCSPSAAKRIIKGNPNSSLELWDDISHFFPFERPEKTLERIIQKL; from the coding sequence ATGGATAGAAAAACATTTAACTTCCGCGGGATCAAACTTTCTTACATCGATTCCGGCAATAAATCCTTGGAGCCGATACTGATAGCTCATGCTAACGGATTTTCTGCAGGTTGTTATTCTTATTTAATACATAAACTTTCCGAAACACATAGAGTTCTTGCTTTGGATTTTTGCGGTCATGGCGAATCGGAACCGAACATGGAATGGAATGATTGGTTTTTCTTTAGAGATCAAGTTTTGGCGCTCATTGAAAATGAAGGTTTGAAGAATGTTGTGGGAGTTGGGCATTCGTTAGGAGGAGCTAGTCTTCTTATTTCGTCTTATAAGAGACCTGATCACTTTCGAAAAATTTTTGCAATGGATCCGGTAGTCTTAAATCTTGCTTACCTTCTTCTTGCATTGGCTTTCGATACTCCGTTGGCAAAGGGTGCGATAAAAAGAAGAAGAGAATTTAAAGATCTAACACTGGTCAAAAAAGCGTTCAGAAAAACTCCCACCTTTGCAAATTGGTCCGACGAAGTTTTCGAAGATTATCTGAGTTCTTGTTTCAAGAAAGAAGGAGATAAATGGGTCTTATGTTGTCCTCCGGAATTAGAGGCTAAAATTTTCAACTCGGTCAGCTTTCTAAGTTTACTACAATATAGAAGGATTAAGACGGAAACTCATATCACAATCCCCAGAAAATACGAAGTATGTTCTCCTTCTGCCGCAAAAAGGATCATCAAAGGAAATCCGAATTCGAGCTTAGAGTTATGGGATGATATTTCCCACTTTTTTCCGTTTGAACGTCCTGAAAAAACCCTGGAAAGAATCATTCAAAAATTATAA
- a CDS encoding helix-turn-helix domain-containing protein: MEESQIGTLFYFGARVFLAQKGLTTDPHSHYAVSILISLTSKFKVIEESGLVLEFQAVVLAPNTYHTLSAENSDLIVLQIDPYGIDYASIAARFGRKGISEIPFENLEPVLSRCKNLFHEKVNCHTAKELFEDILTCVGTEKPSRVSLDPRVLSATLRMKSALPGSVSVPELAKEAGFSETRFMHVFKLQMGLPVRQYQLWLRLHEAAKLLKEGGNLTEASHAAGFADQAHLSRTFKRMFGVQPSKFLGANTNVAVHFCVQ, encoded by the coding sequence ATGGAAGAATCTCAAATCGGAACACTATTCTATTTTGGGGCCAGGGTATTCCTTGCTCAGAAAGGACTAACCACAGATCCTCACTCTCACTATGCTGTTTCCATTTTGATCTCTTTAACTTCTAAGTTCAAAGTGATCGAAGAATCAGGCCTTGTGTTAGAATTCCAGGCAGTCGTATTAGCTCCGAATACATATCATACTCTTTCCGCGGAAAATTCGGATCTAATCGTTTTACAGATCGATCCTTACGGTATCGACTACGCTTCCATCGCAGCTCGGTTCGGAAGAAAGGGAATCTCAGAGATCCCTTTCGAAAACTTAGAACCCGTTCTTTCCAGATGCAAAAATCTATTTCATGAAAAAGTGAATTGCCATACAGCTAAAGAGCTTTTCGAAGATATTCTTACTTGTGTAGGTACTGAAAAACCTTCCAGAGTTTCTTTGGATCCAAGGGTCCTATCTGCAACGCTTAGAATGAAATCGGCTCTTCCCGGTTCCGTCTCCGTCCCGGAACTTGCAAAGGAAGCTGGGTTTTCCGAAACTAGGTTTATGCACGTTTTTAAATTACAAATGGGTTTACCCGTGCGGCAATACCAACTTTGGCTGAGACTTCACGAGGCGGCTAAACTTTTGAAAGAAGGTGGAAATCTTACGGAAGCGTCTCATGCTGCAGGTTTTGCAGACCAAGCACACCTAAGTCGGACTTTTAAAAGAATGTTCGGAGTACAACCTTCTAAGTTTTTAGGCGCAAACACGAACGTCGCTGTCCATTTTTGCGTTCAATAA
- a CDS encoding DUF962 domain-containing protein — MKFAKEMAFYSAYHQEKRNVWIHVLGVPTITFTLFLVLNRLELVNVFGYTVTAATVFGIVVLAYYFTLDLIFALATTVVFGSLMFLAQYITLSLTATTAWSIFAVAQLVGWGAQFYGHFIFEKSRPALFDNLFQAIVSAPIFVIADVFFELGYRKDVQEAVRKELAAQGKLKNFSTAH, encoded by the coding sequence ATGAAATTCGCTAAGGAAATGGCCTTCTATTCCGCGTACCACCAAGAAAAAAGAAACGTGTGGATCCACGTATTAGGAGTTCCTACCATCACCTTCACCTTATTTTTGGTGCTTAATAGATTAGAGTTAGTTAATGTTTTCGGTTATACCGTAACCGCTGCAACAGTATTCGGGATCGTAGTGCTTGCATACTATTTCACCTTGGATCTTATTTTCGCTCTTGCGACTACCGTAGTATTCGGATCTTTGATGTTTCTGGCTCAATACATTACGTTGTCATTGACAGCTACCACTGCATGGAGCATCTTTGCGGTCGCTCAATTGGTAGGTTGGGGAGCTCAGTTCTACGGACATTTTATCTTTGAAAAAAGCCGTCCTGCATTGTTCGACAATTTATTCCAAGCGATAGTATCCGCTCCTATCTTCGTGATTGCGGACGTTTTCTTCGAATTGGGATATAGAAAAGATGTGCAAGAAGCGGTTCGTAAAGAATTAGCGGCGCAAGGAAAACTCAAAAACTTCAGCACTGCTCATTAA
- a CDS encoding tautomerase family protein: MPYINLKVAGPLTKEQKQQISKEFSETLAKVAAKPPESTYIVIDEVSRENWAVGGKLLE, encoded by the coding sequence ATGCCTTACATTAACTTAAAAGTAGCCGGACCTCTTACCAAAGAGCAAAAACAGCAGATATCTAAAGAATTCTCCGAAACTCTTGCAAAAGTAGCAGCAAAACCTCCCGAATCCACCTATATCGTGATCGATGAAGTTTCCAGAGAGAATTGGGCTGTAGGTGGAAAACTCTTAGAATAA
- a CDS encoding YdcF family protein gives MDTIFFAASKLAGAFLFPLPASLLLLVFFALRLPKFKHKVWILVPTLLLWIASTDSFSQWLIKGLEEKHPPVRIETLENSDAILVLGGAVDNLALYDGQVQLTSAAERMTDAVLLFQKRKAPRIVFTGGSGNLFFQTRKESDFALQFFQSFGVPGKAVFLENESRNTKENAEKTAELFRKNKWKSAILITSAFHMERSLLVFANTGIKIHPWPTDYRSRVKILTIDDFIPSSQSLENTSIAWKERIGLFVYGLRESISTFLPLRIRYPWSKDWN, from the coding sequence ATGGATACCATCTTTTTTGCGGCCTCCAAGCTCGCGGGGGCCTTCTTATTTCCGTTACCTGCTTCCTTACTTCTGCTGGTATTTTTTGCCCTCAGACTTCCCAAATTCAAACATAAGGTTTGGATTTTAGTCCCTACACTCCTCCTATGGATTGCCTCCACGGATAGTTTTTCCCAATGGCTGATCAAAGGCCTGGAAGAAAAACATCCTCCGGTCCGTATAGAAACTTTAGAAAATTCGGATGCGATTTTAGTTTTAGGCGGAGCCGTAGATAACTTGGCCTTATACGACGGGCAGGTGCAGTTGACTTCCGCAGCGGAACGAATGACTGACGCTGTGTTATTATTCCAAAAAAGAAAGGCTCCACGTATCGTTTTCACAGGAGGTTCCGGAAATTTATTCTTCCAAACCAGGAAAGAATCGGACTTTGCTCTTCAATTTTTTCAATCGTTCGGAGTTCCGGGCAAGGCAGTTTTTCTGGAGAATGAGAGCAGGAACACTAAAGAGAATGCGGAAAAAACGGCGGAACTTTTCCGTAAAAACAAATGGAAATCTGCGATCCTAATTACTTCCGCATTTCATATGGAAAGATCTTTGTTGGTATTTGCAAATACCGGAATTAAGATACATCCTTGGCCGACAGATTATAGGTCCAGGGTAAAAATACTGACCATAGACGATTTTATACCTTCTTCTCAAAGTTTAGAAAATACAAGTATCGCCTGGAAGGAAAGAATAGGCCTATTCGTTTACGGGTTGAGAGAGAGTATTTCCACTTTTCTTCCCCTCCGTATCAGATATCCTTGGTCTAAGGACTGGAATTAA
- a CDS encoding cytochrome c maturation protein CcmE, whose product MNVKFTVLASIIALSLGTIAFFSSKETSYTLLDASDLAANTTKYEADDLLRVRGFVKLGSLVREGKTAKFVLQLNEKEVPVYFTGATLLPDAFKEGARARVDGVWKNGVLVADKVEAKCASKYEAGYKEEEQ is encoded by the coding sequence ATGAACGTGAAATTTACCGTACTTGCGAGTATCATCGCACTTTCCTTAGGAACGATCGCATTTTTCTCTTCTAAAGAAACCTCTTATACTCTACTGGATGCTTCGGATTTAGCTGCGAATACCACAAAATACGAAGCGGACGATCTTTTAAGAGTAAGAGGATTCGTAAAATTAGGTTCATTAGTCCGCGAAGGAAAAACTGCCAAGTTTGTTCTCCAACTAAACGAAAAAGAAGTGCCTGTTTATTTTACAGGAGCTACATTATTACCTGACGCATTTAAAGAAGGTGCCAGGGCAAGAGTGGACGGAGTTTGGAAAAACGGAGTTCTAGTCGCCGATAAGGTAGAAGCGAAATGTGCATCCAAATACGAAGCAGGATATAAAGAAGAAGAACAATGA
- a CDS encoding heme lyase CcmF/NrfE family subunit, which yields MNDLGAVCLISSFSILLFSIIQTSYGIFKNDSRALELGRYTLMANFAVILLAFIVLVVQLMRTDLSNYYVAMHSSEHLPLFYKITSVWSGSSGSLLFWNLLLSGFTFIVLWQTKDLLNERIPVMHLSLAVIACFFSFLAIFFPDAQPFREFQPAAVAGRGLNPLLQHWAMIIHPPILYIGYVSFAIPFAIASSALITGQLSENWFRFVRRWSIFSWFFLGTGILLGSKWAYEELGWGGYWAWDPVENASLMPWLLSTAFLHSMIIQERRGMLKFWNMLLIILAFHFCLLGTWITRSGVLEGPHSFSKSSIGTPFIVFIGVSFFFYLGILIYRKDKLKPERNLEAITSKEGSFLLNNFLLVIATLSILLGVFSPLLSGVEYKAPWFNSWGVPAGILLILLMGAAPLLAWRKGADQIFFTTLLKPLIAGFIGAGIYILYYRNNFSISDYSLGDVLGEVYSVLTVGLGIFTIAGIVQEYHNGIQARRSAIQGENYFQAGFRMLLKNKRRYGGYLVHLSMVILFIGLAGNAFKQNTSVKFFYFLRFSPTNELVYTSDDTAILGDYTIGATTLKIKPIVNGDPEVGLNHRNVIVSHEATFEVKKQLKSFDTMVTERRYYPQISHLSGDFETHIPTSEPSIASTPKEDLYIQLGAIEHADLSDENPDLPGMFLDFFFTRDPAIKAAKYLKFPNQIVANLEVWINPMVKFIWAGSLMFFLSGLLILLPIGEDKK from the coding sequence ATGAATGATTTAGGCGCAGTTTGTCTCATCTCCTCCTTCTCCATATTATTATTTTCCATTATCCAAACCAGTTACGGAATTTTTAAAAACGATTCCAGAGCGTTAGAATTAGGCCGTTACACTTTGATGGCTAATTTTGCCGTCATTCTGCTGGCTTTCATTGTGTTGGTTGTCCAACTTATGAGAACGGATCTATCCAACTATTATGTTGCGATGCATTCCAGTGAACATCTCCCGCTATTCTATAAAATAACATCGGTTTGGTCAGGATCTTCCGGTTCCCTTCTATTCTGGAATTTGCTGCTCTCCGGATTCACGTTCATAGTTCTTTGGCAAACAAAAGATCTTTTGAACGAAAGAATTCCGGTTATGCATCTCTCTTTGGCAGTGATCGCATGCTTCTTCTCTTTTTTGGCGATCTTTTTTCCGGACGCGCAACCTTTCCGCGAATTCCAGCCCGCCGCAGTCGCAGGTAGAGGACTAAATCCTCTTTTACAACATTGGGCGATGATCATTCATCCACCGATTTTATATATAGGTTATGTGAGTTTTGCAATTCCGTTCGCGATCGCCTCATCTGCTTTAATCACAGGACAATTGTCCGAGAATTGGTTTAGGTTTGTAAGAAGATGGAGTATCTTCTCCTGGTTCTTCCTCGGAACTGGAATACTCTTAGGTTCCAAATGGGCTTACGAAGAATTAGGCTGGGGCGGTTATTGGGCCTGGGACCCTGTTGAAAACGCAAGCTTAATGCCTTGGCTTTTATCCACTGCGTTCTTACATTCGATGATCATCCAAGAAAGAAGGGGAATGTTAAAATTTTGGAATATGCTTTTGATCATCCTAGCGTTCCATTTTTGTCTACTCGGCACTTGGATCACTCGAAGCGGAGTTTTAGAAGGTCCCCACTCTTTCTCTAAATCGAGTATCGGAACTCCATTTATCGTTTTTATAGGCGTAAGCTTCTTCTTCTATCTTGGGATCTTAATATACAGAAAAGACAAGCTCAAGCCGGAGAGAAACTTAGAAGCAATCACTTCCAAAGAGGGAAGTTTTTTACTGAACAATTTCCTTTTGGTGATCGCAACTCTTTCCATTCTATTAGGAGTATTCTCTCCTCTATTGTCCGGAGTAGAATATAAGGCGCCTTGGTTCAATTCCTGGGGAGTGCCTGCGGGAATTCTTCTCATTCTGCTTATGGGAGCCGCTCCGTTACTTGCTTGGAGAAAAGGCGCAGACCAAATATTTTTCACCACATTATTAAAACCGCTGATAGCAGGATTCATCGGAGCAGGGATCTATATTCTGTATTACAGAAATAACTTCTCCATCAGTGATTACAGTTTAGGCGATGTTTTGGGAGAAGTTTACAGTGTTCTTACGGTAGGACTCGGGATCTTTACCATAGCCGGGATCGTACAAGAGTATCACAACGGTATCCAAGCAAGAAGGTCAGCTATCCAGGGAGAAAATTATTTCCAAGCCGGCTTCAGAATGCTTCTTAAGAATAAAAGAAGATACGGCGGATATTTAGTTCACCTTTCTATGGTGATACTGTTCATCGGTCTGGCCGGAAACGCATTCAAACAAAACACATCGGTCAAATTTTTCTATTTTCTGAGATTTTCCCCGACAAACGAGCTTGTATATACAAGCGACGACACTGCGATCTTAGGAGATTATACGATTGGTGCAACCACTCTTAAGATCAAACCGATCGTAAACGGAGATCCGGAAGTGGGACTCAATCATAGAAACGTAATCGTTTCTCACGAGGCTACCTTCGAAGTAAAAAAACAACTAAAAAGTTTCGATACTATGGTGACTGAAAGAAGGTACTATCCCCAAATCTCTCACTTAAGCGGAGACTTCGAGACACATATTCCGACGAGTGAACCATCTATAGCTTCCACTCCTAAAGAAGATCTTTATATCCAATTGGGAGCGATAGAACACGCGGATCTTTCGGATGAAAATCCGGATCTACCGGGAATGTTCTTGGACTTCTTCTTTACGAGAGATCCAGCAATCAAGGCCGCAAAATATCTGAAATTCCCGAACCAGATCGTAGCAAATCTAGAAGTCTGGATCAATCCGATGGTAAAATTCATATGGGCAGGATCCTTAATGTTCTTCTTATCCGGACTATTGATCCTATTGCCAATAGGAGAAGATAAAAAGTGA
- a CDS encoding cytochrome c-type biogenesis protein CcmH, which translates to MYKKILISLFGFFIWTSAAYADSTFTNLTDQEQIRTFHNVTERIRCICIPSIAIKSCSFNNCTVSAKLKLFIENRIRAGESADVIVDKMIHGFGQDVVSDPIIAKFIETGNQGMAQGVIMGFGPDILAKPDSSWIDLSIAAAAAFGILLIYLYLKRRTAPKAAIATESGNHSSFDKYISEIEEKQK; encoded by the coding sequence ATATATAAGAAAATTCTAATTTCTCTTTTCGGATTCTTTATTTGGACGAGCGCAGCTTATGCCGATTCCACTTTTACAAATCTGACCGATCAGGAGCAGATCCGTACTTTTCATAATGTAACGGAAAGGATCCGATGTATTTGTATCCCTTCTATCGCGATCAAAAGTTGTTCCTTCAATAACTGTACCGTTTCCGCCAAACTCAAACTTTTCATAGAGAACAGAATCAGAGCTGGGGAGTCCGCAGATGTGATCGTAGACAAAATGATCCACGGTTTCGGCCAGGATGTGGTCTCGGATCCCATCATTGCAAAATTTATTGAAACGGGGAATCAGGGGATGGCGCAAGGAGTCATCATGGGTTTTGGTCCGGATATTCTGGCAAAGCCTGATTCTTCTTGGATCGATCTCAGCATCGCTGCCGCTGCAGCATTCGGGATATTATTGATCTATTTGTATTTAAAAAGAAGGACCGCTCCGAAAGCTGCAATCGCGACAGAATCGGGCAATCATTCCTCTTTCGACAAATATATCTCCGAAATAGAGGAGAAACAGAAATAA
- a CDS encoding zinc ribbon domain-containing protein, protein MDFLLIFFYIVLVAIISAPFVYVSMFAKHIPYKTDPKSSELFDRRDVLLDNLKDLKIEFDTGKLTETEFKSISSGLVKELEEQDKRISLGDAGSTVPKSENSAKPQLGGKFCHNCGFKIEIFGAKFCPECGTKIQV, encoded by the coding sequence ATGGATTTTCTATTAATTTTCTTTTATATAGTTTTGGTCGCGATCATTTCAGCCCCTTTCGTTTACGTAAGCATGTTCGCAAAACATATCCCTTACAAAACGGATCCTAAAAGTTCCGAGTTATTTGATAGAAGGGATGTTCTTTTGGATAACTTAAAAGATCTGAAAATCGAATTCGATACGGGAAAATTAACCGAGACAGAATTCAAGTCCATCTCCTCCGGCTTGGTAAAAGAATTAGAAGAGCAGGACAAAAGGATCAGCCTAGGTGATGCAGGCTCAACCGTTCCTAAATCGGAAAACTCCGCCAAACCTCAACTTGGCGGAAAGTTCTGTCATAACTGTGGATTTAAAATAGAAATTTTCGGAGCTAAGTTCTGCCCTGAATGCGGGACAAAAATCCAGGTTTGA
- the hisE gene encoding phosphoribosyl-ATP diphosphatase, with translation MDFLLQLEQILKKRKEELPEKSYTADLFRGGVDRILKKVGEEAGEVIIAAKNADKKELTHESADLLFHLQVLLVERGLSLSDIVEELKKRHS, from the coding sequence ATGGACTTCCTGCTTCAGTTAGAGCAAATCCTTAAAAAAAGAAAAGAAGAACTTCCCGAAAAATCCTATACTGCGGACCTCTTTCGAGGAGGCGTGGATCGTATCCTGAAAAAAGTAGGGGAAGAAGCCGGAGAGGTGATTATCGCGGCAAAAAACGCCGACAAAAAAGAACTCACTCACGAATCTGCGGATTTACTCTTTCATTTACAGGTTCTACTTGTGGAAAGAGGTCTTTCTCTTTCCGACATAGTAGAAGAACTTAAAAAAAGACATTCTTAA
- a CDS encoding thioredoxin family protein, translating to MLLFSKIRSILLLICLTLSSQVHSEVWETSVEAAFNKAKKEGKPIFIDVYADWCGYCKTLKKEIYPRKEVKQELSRFVLLSLDGDRFPNLKKKYDVTGYPTLLFLDKNGSLTEKIAGMPDHKMVIKTLRSAYSKRDKEVSLLADLEKDPENNLLLLKVGEYYFEAKEYKKAADHFYRSFASEDPRMPENKHKALFNLGLSFSELKNWEKTIKTFSLYLDKFPTGHSKAALYYRGGAYASLGKKPEAKEDLRKALELSSDPEEKKEIQDLLNRL from the coding sequence ATGCTTCTTTTTTCAAAAATCCGATCCATCCTGCTCCTGATCTGCCTCACACTCTCTTCACAAGTCCATTCCGAGGTTTGGGAGACTTCTGTCGAGGCCGCTTTTAATAAAGCAAAGAAAGAAGGAAAACCAATCTTTATAGATGTGTACGCGGATTGGTGCGGATACTGCAAGACCCTAAAAAAGGAAATTTATCCCAGAAAAGAAGTGAAACAAGAATTATCCAGGTTCGTACTTCTTTCTCTGGACGGGGACAGGTTTCCTAACTTAAAGAAAAAATACGATGTCACTGGCTATCCTACCCTTCTATTTTTAGACAAGAACGGAAGCCTAACTGAAAAGATCGCAGGAATGCCGGATCATAAAATGGTGATCAAAACCTTAAGGTCTGCCTATTCAAAAAGAGATAAAGAAGTTAGTCTACTTGCCGACCTGGAAAAAGATCCGGAAAACAACCTTCTTCTTTTAAAAGTAGGAGAATATTACTTCGAAGCTAAAGAATATAAAAAAGCGGCGGACCACTTTTATAGATCGTTCGCATCCGAAGATCCTAGAATGCCCGAAAACAAACATAAGGCTCTGTTCAATTTGGGACTCAGCTTTTCGGAATTGAAAAACTGGGAGAAAACGATTAAAACGTTTTCTTTATATTTGGACAAATTCCCAACGGGCCATTCCAAGGCGGCATTATATTATAGAGGGGGAGCTTATGCTTCTCTCGGCAAAAAACCGGAAGCGAAAGAAGATCTGAGAAAAGCCCTGGAACTCAGTTCCGATCCGGAGGAAAAGAAAGAGATCCAGGACTTATTAAATCGGCTTTAG
- a CDS encoding UDP-glucose dehydrogenase family protein gives MKVCVIGSGYVGLVAGACFAEYGNHVICVDKDSKKIEDLKKGIIPIYEPGLSELVLNNHKENRLGFSTSIQEGVEGSEIIFIAVGTPTSDDGSADLSAVFAVAEQIGKSINGYKVIVDKSTVPVGTAAKVKEIISKNTKHEFDVVSNPEFLKEGAAIDDFMKPERVVIGADSERAGALVAQLYAPFVLNGNPIIKMGTVSAELTKYACNAFLATKISFANEIANLCETVGADYEDVRKGMGTDSRIGRQFLYAGIGYGGSCFPKDVRALIRTSENFSSSLRIIREVERVNEDQKVRLYTKIENFFGKGQIKGKTLAVWGLAFKPGTDDMREAPSIPLLLKLHEEGAKIKAFDPVSKETSEYYFKGKIEYAKDAYDALEGADALLLLTEWREFREPDFSRIKKLMKGHVIFDGRNQYRPDHMKKEGFKYFSIGKQSV, from the coding sequence ATGAAAGTTTGCGTAATTGGAAGCGGTTATGTGGGCCTTGTGGCCGGAGCTTGCTTCGCGGAATATGGAAATCATGTGATCTGCGTGGATAAGGACTCTAAAAAAATAGAGGACCTGAAAAAAGGAATCATACCTATTTATGAACCTGGTCTATCCGAATTGGTTTTAAACAACCATAAGGAGAATCGACTGGGTTTCAGTACTTCCATCCAGGAAGGAGTAGAAGGCTCAGAAATCATTTTTATTGCTGTTGGAACTCCTACATCGGACGATGGATCAGCGGATCTAAGCGCCGTTTTTGCAGTGGCGGAACAGATCGGAAAATCGATCAACGGTTACAAAGTGATTGTGGACAAATCCACCGTTCCTGTAGGAACCGCGGCTAAAGTTAAAGAGATTATCTCCAAAAATACCAAACATGAATTCGATGTGGTATCTAACCCTGAATTTTTGAAAGAAGGTGCTGCGATCGACGACTTTATGAAACCCGAAAGAGTTGTGATCGGCGCGGACAGCGAAAGAGCAGGAGCACTTGTCGCTCAACTTTATGCTCCGTTCGTATTAAACGGAAATCCAATTATCAAAATGGGAACCGTTTCTGCGGAGCTGACCAAATACGCATGTAACGCATTCTTAGCTACTAAGATCTCTTTTGCGAATGAGATCGCAAACTTATGCGAAACTGTAGGTGCTGATTACGAAGATGTAAGAAAAGGAATGGGAACGGACTCTAGGATCGGTCGCCAATTCTTATATGCAGGTATCGGTTACGGTGGTTCTTGTTTTCCTAAGGATGTTCGCGCATTGATCCGCACTTCCGAAAATTTTTCCTCTTCTCTTCGTATCATTAGAGAAGTAGAAAGAGTGAACGAAGACCAAAAGGTCCGTCTATACACTAAGATAGAGAACTTTTTCGGAAAAGGTCAGATCAAAGGGAAAACTCTGGCAGTTTGGGGACTTGCATTCAAGCCGGGCACAGACGACATGAGAGAGGCTCCTTCCATTCCTCTATTATTAAAATTGCATGAAGAAGGCGCTAAGATCAAAGCGTTCGATCCGGTGTCAAAAGAAACATCGGAATATTACTTCAAAGGTAAGATAGAATACGCTAAAGACGCGTATGACGCGCTGGAAGGTGCGGATGCGCTTCTTCTTCTTACCGAATGGAGAGAGTTTAGAGAACCTGATTTTTCCAGAATTAAGAAATTAATGAAGGGTCATGTTATCTTTGACGGTAGAAATCAATATCGTCCGGATCATATGAAAAAAGAAGGATTCAAATACTTCTCCATCGGTAAACAATCGGTCTGA
- a CDS encoding ABC transporter ATP-binding protein — translation MIKIENISKTYQGYSKPWNRLLSALTFGYFGLDVKYKALDGISFSAEKGEVIGIIGRNGAGKSTLLKLLTGVSKEDAGKLEKKGTVRSILELGVGFNPELSGEENLYYNGLVWGLDPEELIQSSEEIFSFSGLSEFRKSPLKNYSSGMTMRLGFALATAKRPDILIVDEALAVGDASFQQKSLNRFRKFSEEGTLTLIVSHDLELLKSVCTRLLVLEKGKLVFDGDPINGFREYMQIIASSSLEGNTKIQDKDSLVESLDVEIEYGGKSNPSILPVGAEVLLRVAASFRSSLEDLTVGFHIDDHRGIRVFGTNTFHIGGRQKDLKPKEPVRIDFRFPMNLSPGKYSLGIALHSGESHAEGSYLWKDGVLQFELERLDVPKFEGAAWIPVKVETKKGDFSG, via the coding sequence TTGATCAAGATAGAGAATATTTCCAAGACCTACCAAGGTTACAGCAAACCTTGGAATAGACTCTTAAGCGCTTTGACCTTCGGTTATTTCGGCTTGGACGTAAAATACAAAGCATTAGACGGGATTTCCTTTTCTGCGGAGAAGGGAGAAGTGATCGGTATCATCGGTCGTAACGGTGCCGGAAAATCCACTTTGCTTAAATTGCTTACCGGAGTTTCCAAAGAGGACGCCGGTAAATTAGAGAAGAAGGGGACTGTCCGCTCTATCTTGGAATTGGGAGTGGGCTTTAATCCGGAACTTTCGGGCGAGGAAAACTTATACTATAACGGTTTGGTTTGGGGTTTGGATCCGGAAGAGTTGATCCAATCTTCGGAAGAAATTTTTAGTTTTTCAGGTTTGTCCGAATTCCGTAAGAGTCCTTTAAAAAATTATTCCTCCGGAATGACTATGAGATTGGGTTTTGCGTTAGCTACTGCAAAACGCCCAGATATCTTGATCGTGGACGAGGCCTTAGCCGTAGGAGACGCGAGCTTCCAACAGAAAAGTTTAAACCGATTTCGCAAATTTTCGGAAGAAGGAACTCTGACTCTGATCGTCAGCCATGATCTAGAACTTTTAAAATCTGTCTGCACCCGACTTCTCGTTTTAGAAAAAGGAAAATTAGTATTTGATGGAGATCCGATAAACGGCTTCAGAGAATATATGCAGATCATTGCATCTTCCTCTTTGGAAGGAAACACTAAGATCCAAGATAAGGATTCTTTGGTGGAATCTTTAGATGTTGAGATCGAATACGGGGGTAAATCCAATCCTTCGATTTTACCTGTAGGCGCGGAAGTTTTATTAAGAGTAGCCGCATCATTTCGCTCTTCTCTGGAAGATCTAACCGTCGGTTTTCATATCGATGATCATCGCGGGATACGAGTTTTCGGAACAAACACATTCCATATTGGCGGTCGCCAAAAAGACCTAAAACCGAAAGAACCTGTTCGGATCGATTTTCGTTTTCCGATGAATCTTTCTCCCGGAAAATACTCTTTGGGGATCGCATTACATTCCGGTGAAAGTCATGCGGAAGGTTCCTATCTATGGAAGGACGGGGTCTTGCAATTCGAGCTAGAAAGATTGGATGTCCCTAAATTTGAAGGCGCCGCTTGGATACCGGTCAAAGTGGAGACGAAAAAAGGGGATTTTTCCGGATAA